The DNA region TCTCGGCCGTCGAGGTGCGCGTCCTCGCCGACGCCTGCCGCCCCGCACCGGACGAGATCGACGCCGACGGGATCGTGCGCTGGACCGCGCGGCTGGCGCCCGGTGAGCGCCGCGAGATCGTGCTCGTCCACGAGATGAGCGCGACGAGCGCGGTGACCGGCCTCTGACCACCGCCGCGGCCCTCGCGCGGCGGGTGAGGTGATGCGGCGTCAGAAATGCCCGGCGTCAGGAGTGTTCGGCGTCCAGTGCGTCCAGCGCGGCCATGGTGTCCGCGTCGAGCACGACCGCGCCCGCGGCGATGTTGGCCTCCAGGTGGCCCGCGTCGGCGGTCCCGGGGATGAGCAGGATGTTCGGTGCGTGGTGCAGCAGCCAGGCCAGGCCGATCTGCGCGGGGGTGCGGCCGAGCGCGCGGGCCGCCTCGGCCACCGCGGGGACCTCGGTCACCTTCGGCCAGCCCGGGAAGGCGCTGCCCAGCGGGAAGAACGGCATCCAGGCGATGCCCTCGCGCCGGCACAGCCGCAGCATGTCCTCGAACTCGCGCGAGATCACGTTGTAGGAGTTCTGCACGCAGACGATCCCGGCGGGCAGCGCCCGGCGCAGGTTCTCCGGCAGGACGCCGCTCAGCCCGATCGCGCCGATCTTGCCCTCGTCGCGCAGCGCCGTCATCACGGCGAGCTGGTCGTCGACGTCGACGATCTGGTCGCCCTCGGCCTGCAGGCCGGGCCGGGTGTCCAGCCGGCGCAGGTTCACCACCGGGATCCGGTCGAGCCCGAGGCTGCGCAGATTG from Actinacidiphila sp. DG2A-62 includes:
- a CDS encoding aldo/keto reductase; amino-acid sequence: MSTSSTPSPSLTAAGVPRAGGAGTLGDRTVSRVGFGVMQLERLRDDPDAAVALLRRARELGVDHVDTAEFYGDGFCNRMIREAFRPEDDVVVVSKVGADPNPGGERPLRPAQRPEQLRASVEANLRSLGLDRIPVVNLRRLDTRPGLQAEGDQIVDVDDQLAVMTALRDEGKIGAIGLSGVLPENLRRALPAGIVCVQNSYNVISREFEDMLRLCRREGIAWMPFFPLGSAFPGWPKVTEVPAVAEAARALGRTPAQIGLAWLLHHAPNILLIPGTADAGHLEANIAAGAVVLDADTMAALDALDAEHS